One Neomonachus schauinslandi chromosome 9, ASM220157v2, whole genome shotgun sequence DNA segment encodes these proteins:
- the SAXO2 gene encoding stabilizer of axonemal microtubules 2, whose protein sequence is MKSWCLCQICTCGSDYRPYEIVKQPRHVPEEYKPKQGEIDLDTTYKRDFNSYKVQPVAIVRPLERQQVKQGKVDAVPTYKDDYRAWDIQKIDLYKPEQTYHPPTVKFGNSTTFQDDYVPQEIKPRQSFKPSPVVKHSTVPFDGETSHRLDYVPYQLELKFARPKEVYKPTNQPFEDLTTHRYDFQGLVGETAKICRPPYTRVTQNAHFEGSTEFRERFQPWEIPPPEVKKPQEYVPPTGTMQLNSTSHLDYVPYQTKRVSPIRPVAQRRNNNFPFQGKSTTKEDFPAWECCRQGLIKQQQQIPNPSGKFDGWSTFRSHYVPHELIPTESCKPAHALFKSSAPFNDTTMYSTEYTPKKQEICPASYPSPPGYIFESTNSRGHKFFRRVTPTVEAF, encoded by the exons ATGAAGAGTTGGTGTCTGTGTCAGATCTGCACCTGCGG ATCGGATTATCGTCCTTATGAGATAGTCAAACAGCCTCGCCATGTACCAGAAGAATACAAACCAAAACAGGGGGAGATTGATCTTGACACTACCTACAAACGGGATTTTAATTCTTACAAAGTGCAGCCTGTGGCCATAGTCCGGCCTTTGGAGAGACAACAAGTTAAACAAGGGAAGGTGGACGCTGTCCCAACCTATAAAG atgatTATAGAGCTTGGGACATTCAGAAAATTGACCTTTATAAGCCTGAACAAACTTATCATCCCCCCACTGTGAAATTTGGGAATTCAACTACATTTCAGGATGACTATGTTCCTCAGGAGATAAAGCCTAGGCAAAGCTTTAAACCCAGCCCTGTGGTCAAACATTCTACAGTCCCTTTTGATGGTGAGACAAGTCATCGCCTTGATTATGTACCTTATCAGCTAGAACTCAAGTTTGCAAGGCCAAAAGAAGTGTAcaagccaaccaaccaacccttTGAGGATCTCACAACTCACCGATACGACTTTCAGGGTCTTGTTGGCGAAACTGCAAAAATCTGCAGGCCTCCATACACCAGAGTGACCCAAAATGCTCATTTTGAAGGAAGCACGGAATTCCGTGAAAGGTTTCAACCTTGGGAAATCCCACCACCCGAAGTCAAGAAACCACAAGAATATGTCCCACCTACAGGTACCATGCAGTTGAACAGCACAAGCCATCTCGACTATGTTCCCTATCAGACCAAACGTGTCAGTCCCATCAGGCCAGttgctcaaagaagaaataacaattttcCTTTTCAAGGAAAAAGCACCACAAAGGAAGATTTTCCAGCCTGGGAATGCTGTCGTCAAGGTCTTATTAAGCAGCAGCAGCAGATTCCCAACCCATCTGGAAAATTTGATGGTTGGAGCACTTTCAGGTCTCACTACGTGCCACATGAGCTGATTCCAACGGAGAGCTGCAAACCAGCACATGCTCTGTTTAAGAGTTCTGCTCCATTCAATGACACAACCATGTACTCTACAGAGTACACaccaaagaaacaggaaatctgCCCTGCTAGCTATCCTTCTCCTCCAGGGTATATCTTTGAAAGTACAAATTCTCGAGGTCATAAATTCTTCCGCAGGGTCACGCCCACAGTGGAGGCCTTCTAA